A window from Schistosoma haematobium chromosome 3, whole genome shotgun sequence encodes these proteins:
- the ALG2_1 gene encoding Alpha-1,3-mannosyltransferase-like protein, variant 3 (EggNog:ENOG410V6YR~COG:M) encodes MPKQIVFLHPDLGIGGAERLIVDSAVALESCGYNVSIITNHHDPKHCFEETLQSNLSVTVVADWFPRSIFGYMTALCAYIRLILATLYLLFYEKKPDVTFVDQISAPIILLRAFGYKTIFYCHFPDLLLTKNKKFLLKKLYRIPIDYIEQISTGMADIVLVNSKFTSNVFRETFTSLSHVQLRILYPIANEKSLCLPTSAQFQSDHQSKYEYRKYLSSEIMPEKAKIIFVSINRYERKKNLSLALYSLGKFLIFPYSLFFLSRLPILIIAN; translated from the exons ATGCCAAAGCAGATTGTATTTCTACATCCAGACCTTGGCATAGGTGGTGCCGAAAGACTTATAGTTGATTCGGCAGTAGCCTTGGAGTCATGTGGTTATAATGTCAGCATTATTACAAATCACCACGACCCTAAACATTGTTTCGAAGAAACATTACAGTCAAATCTGAGTGTTACAGTTGTAGCTGATTGGTTTCCTCGGTCCATCTTTGGTTACATGACAGCTTTATGTGCGTATATTCGCCTCATCCTTGCAAcactatatttattattttatgaaaagaaACCAGATGTAACATTTGTTGACCAAATATCAGCCCCCATAATTCTACTACGGGCTTTTGGATACAAG ACGATATTTTACTGTCATTTTCCAGACTTGCTATTAAcgaaaaataaaaaatttctGTTGAAAAAGCTGTACCGAATACCTATTGATTATATTGAGCAGATATCAACTGGAATGGCTGATATTGTTCTTGTTAACAGTAAATTCACAT CTAATGTCTTTAGAGAAACATTTACTTCACTTAGTCATGTACAACTGCGTATTTTATATCCAATTGCAAATGAAAAAAGTTTATGCTTACCAACATCAGCACAATTTCAAAGTGATCATCAGTCGAAATATGAATATcgtaaatatttatcatcagaaaTTATGCCTGAGAAAGCGAAAATAATATTCGTATCAATTAATCGATATGAAAGGAAAAAGAATCTCTCATTGGCTTTGTACAGTCTTGGTAAGTTTTTAATCTTTCCTTAtagtttatttttcttatcCCGTCTACCAATTTTAATCATCGCAAATTAA
- the ALG2_1 gene encoding Alpha-1,3-mannosyltransferase-like protein (EggNog:ENOG410V6YR~COG:M) encodes MPKQIVFLHPDLGIGGAERLIVDSAVALESCGYNVSIITNHHDPKHCFEETLQSNLSVTVVADWFPRSIFGYMTALCAYIRLILATLYLLFYEKKPDVTFVDQISAPIILLRAFGYKTIFYCHFPDLLLTKNKKFLLKKLYRIPIDYIEQISTGMADIVLVNSKFTSNVFRETFTSLSHVQLRILYPIANEKSLCLPTSAQFQSDHQSKYEYRKYLSSEIMPEKAKIIFVSINRYERKKNLSLALYSLGTFWLS; translated from the exons ATGCCAAAGCAGATTGTATTTCTACATCCAGACCTTGGCATAGGTGGTGCCGAAAGACTTATAGTTGATTCGGCAGTAGCCTTGGAGTCATGTGGTTATAATGTCAGCATTATTACAAATCACCACGACCCTAAACATTGTTTCGAAGAAACATTACAGTCAAATCTGAGTGTTACAGTTGTAGCTGATTGGTTTCCTCGGTCCATCTTTGGTTACATGACAGCTTTATGTGCGTATATTCGCCTCATCCTTGCAAcactatatttattattttatgaaaagaaACCAGATGTAACATTTGTTGACCAAATATCAGCCCCCATAATTCTACTACGGGCTTTTGGATACAAG ACGATATTTTACTGTCATTTTCCAGACTTGCTATTAAcgaaaaataaaaaatttctGTTGAAAAAGCTGTACCGAATACCTATTGATTATATTGAGCAGATATCAACTGGAATGGCTGATATTGTTCTTGTTAACAGTAAATTCACAT CTAATGTCTTTAGAGAAACATTTACTTCACTTAGTCATGTACAACTGCGTATTTTATATCCAATTGCAAATGAAAAAAGTTTATGCTTACCAACATCAGCACAATTTCAAAGTGATCATCAGTCGAAATATGAATATcgtaaatatttatcatcagaaaTTATGCCTGAGAAAGCGAAAATAATATTCGTATCAATTAATCGATATGAAAGGAAAAAGAATCTCTCATTGGCTTTGTACAGTCTTG
- the HMGB2_1 gene encoding High mobility group (EggNog:ENOG410VDMV~COG:K) — translation MAEDKGKPKGAMNAYAAFLQSMRADHKKKHPNVTLDFKAFSKECSEQWKNLSAKEKKKFKDIAEKDKERYRCEMEHYEPPADEGRSKKRKRDPDAPKKALSAFFLFCNDERPKVKSENPDWKVSEVAKELGKRWEHCKNKAKYESLAQVEKQRYEKAMQKYKAGKKSKTEDSESDD, via the exons ATGGCTGAAGACAAGGGTAAACCAAAAGGTGCTATGAATGCTTATGCAGCATTCTTGCAATCTATGCGTGCCGACCATAAGAAGAAACATCCCAATGTCACTCTAGATTTCAAGGCTTTTTCAAAGGAGTGCTCAGAACAGTGGAAG AATCTATCGgctaaagaaaaaaagaagttcAAGGATATAGCAGAGAAGGACAAAGAGCGTTATCGATGTGAGATGGAACATTATGAACCTCCTGCCGATGAAGGTCGCAGTAAGAAAAGGAAACGAGACCCTGATGCACCCAAAAAGGCGCTGTCAGCATTTTTCCTTTTTTGTAATGATGAACGACCTAAAGTCAAATCAGAAAATCCCGACTGGAAAGTCAGTGAGGTTGCTAAAGAACTAGGTAAAAGATGGGAGCATTGTAAAAACAAAGCTAAGTATGAGAGCTTAGCCCAGGTAGAGAAGCAACGTTACGAGAAA GCGATGCAAAAATACAAAGCCGGCAAAAAGTCCAAGACAGAAGATTCAGAGTCCGACGATTAG